One Chitinispirillum alkaliphilum genomic window carries:
- a CDS encoding ATP-dependent Clp protease proteolytic subunit, whose amino-acid sequence MMKDKDDEFLTKMRSAMVGSEMEEQFLKRREIFLWGEIRDESAESIVKKILFYDGLSDDDITLYINSPGGVITSGLAIYDAMQYAKSDIVTVCMGQAASMGAVLLCAGAKGKRHAWGHARVLIHQPLISGNMFGPASDIEIQAEEMLRVRDNLNHILAEHSGQPLKKIVQDTDRDFFMSSAEAKKYGIIDKVIK is encoded by the coding sequence ATGATGAAGGATAAAGATGATGAATTTCTAACCAAAATGCGAAGTGCAATGGTTGGTTCCGAAATGGAAGAGCAGTTTCTCAAGCGCAGAGAGATTTTTCTCTGGGGTGAAATCAGGGACGAGTCGGCTGAAAGTATTGTTAAAAAAATTCTCTTTTACGATGGCCTGAGTGATGATGACATCACCCTTTACATAAATAGTCCCGGTGGGGTTATAACATCGGGGTTGGCTATTTATGATGCAATGCAGTATGCTAAATCCGATATAGTGACAGTTTGCATGGGGCAGGCTGCCAGTATGGGCGCTGTGCTTCTGTGTGCTGGGGCAAAAGGAAAAAGGCATGCGTGGGGGCATGCAAGGGTTTTAATACATCAGCCCCTCATTTCTGGAAATATGTTTGGTCCGGCAAGTGATATAGAAATTCAGGCTGAAGAGATGCTCAGGGTTAGGGATAACCTAAACCATATCCTCGCCGAACACTCCGGACAACCCTTAAAGAAAATCGTTCAGGACACAGACAGAGACTTCTTTATGTCCTCTGCTGAAGCCAAAAAATATGGAATTATTGACAAAGTAATCAAATAA
- a CDS encoding Translation elongation factor Tu: MSKEKFDRSKPHINVGTIGHVDHGKTTLTAAITRVMAARGLAQPISYDEVAKASESQGRRDDTKILTIATSHVEYESENRHYAHVDCPGHADYVKNMITGAAQMDGAILVVSAADGPMPQTREHILLARQVGVPYIVVFLNKVDVVDDPELLELVELEVRELLSKYEFPGDDIPIVRGSAVGALTNPEDDEKAKCILDLMAAIDSYIPTPERDVDKDFLMSVEDVFSITGRGTVATGRVERGTVKVGDEVELVGIRDTRKSVVTGVEMFRKLLDRAEAGDNIGTLLRGVDKNDIERGMVLAKPSSITPHKKFKAEVYVLSKEEGGRHTPFFSGYRPQFYFRTTDVTGSLNLAEGVEMIMPGDNAALEVELIAPVAMEKELRFAIREGGRTVGAGVVTEIVE; encoded by the coding sequence ATGTCAAAGGAAAAATTTGATCGTTCTAAACCCCATATCAATGTCGGTACGATCGGTCATGTGGATCATGGTAAGACGACACTGACAGCTGCTATCACCCGCGTTATGGCTGCAAGAGGACTTGCGCAGCCGATCTCTTATGATGAGGTTGCTAAGGCTTCTGAATCCCAGGGACGTCGTGATGACACTAAGATTCTTACTATCGCCACTTCACACGTTGAGTATGAGTCAGAAAATCGCCACTACGCTCACGTTGACTGTCCGGGTCACGCAGATTACGTAAAGAACATGATTACTGGTGCGGCGCAGATGGATGGTGCTATTCTTGTTGTGAGTGCTGCTGATGGTCCTATGCCTCAGACACGTGAGCACATTCTGTTGGCGCGTCAGGTTGGTGTGCCTTATATTGTTGTGTTTCTCAACAAGGTTGACGTTGTTGATGATCCTGAGCTTCTTGAGCTGGTTGAGCTTGAGGTTCGTGAGTTGTTGAGTAAGTATGAGTTCCCTGGTGATGACATTCCTATCGTTCGCGGAAGTGCTGTTGGGGCTCTTACTAATCCTGAAGATGATGAAAAGGCAAAATGTATTCTTGACCTTATGGCTGCTATCGACTCTTACATTCCTACACCTGAGCGTGATGTTGACAAAGACTTTCTGATGTCAGTTGAGGATGTTTTCTCAATCACCGGTCGTGGGACTGTTGCTACTGGTCGTGTGGAGCGTGGTACTGTTAAGGTTGGAGATGAGGTTGAGCTTGTTGGTATCAGGGACACACGCAAGAGCGTTGTGACTGGTGTTGAGATGTTCCGCAAGCTTCTTGACAGAGCTGAGGCTGGTGATAACATCGGTACTCTTTTGCGCGGTGTAGACAAAAACGATATTGAGCGTGGTATGGTTCTGGCAAAGCCCAGTTCAATTACACCTCACAAAAAGTTCAAGGCTGAAGTTTACGTTCTTTCAAAAGAAGAGGGTGGACGTCATACTCCTTTCTTTAGTGGTTATCGTCCTCAGTTCTATTTCCGTACAACTGATGTTACAGGTTCACTGAATCTGGCTGAAGGTGTTGAGATGATTATGCCGGGTGACAATGCGGCTCTTGAGGTTGAGCTGATTGCTCCTGTTGCTATGGAGAAAGAACTCAGATTTGCTATTCGTGAAGGTGGAAGAACTGTCGGTGCTGGTGTTGTTACCGAGATCGTAGAGTGA
- a CDS encoding Transcription antitermination protein NusG, producing MFTHLEELIESGDYEDLITNVLMPTQDVVQVKNGKKQKTTRKFFPGYVLVEMELNKDTLHAVRNTPGVAGFIGGNKPQPLRDDEVRRILGQTEKSTRQQISEVPFEIGDAVKIKEGPFKDFDGVVDEIHPEKGKIKVMVSVFGRSTPVEVDFMHVTPIS from the coding sequence GTGTTTACACATCTTGAAGAGCTTATCGAATCGGGAGATTATGAGGATTTGATAACAAATGTTCTAATGCCTACACAGGATGTGGTTCAGGTTAAGAACGGAAAAAAACAAAAAACTACAAGAAAGTTTTTTCCCGGCTATGTACTTGTGGAGATGGAATTAAACAAAGATACACTTCATGCGGTCAGGAACACTCCGGGTGTAGCAGGTTTTATCGGTGGAAACAAACCTCAGCCTCTAAGGGATGATGAGGTTAGGAGAATTCTGGGGCAGACCGAGAAAAGTACTCGTCAACAAATATCTGAGGTGCCATTTGAGATTGGCGACGCAGTTAAAATTAAAGAGGGCCCGTTCAAAGATTTTGATGGTGTTGTTGATGAAATACATCCTGAAAAAGGTAAAATAAAAGTTATGGTCAGTGTATTTGGCAGATCGACTCCTGTTGAGGTCGACTTCATGCATGTGACTCCAATTAGTTGA
- a CDS encoding Cysteinyl-tRNA synthetase, translating to MKKKLTVYNTATRVKEPFEPLHEKVNMYCCGPTVYNYAHIGNLRTYIFEDVLKRTLLALGYKVKHVVNITDVGHLTSDADTGEDKMESGALREGKTVWDIAEFYTSEFMRNFKELNLLKPDLWPKATSHISHMIDMIQALEKKGYTYITGDGVYFDTTRFEKYCDFAQLDAESLRAGERVEMGDKRAVTDFALWKFSPKDKKRQMEWESPWGTGFPGWHIECSAMALAYLKVPLDIHCGGMDHIRVHHSNEIAQSEAAMGKPFAKYWLHGEFLVLDKGKMAKSGGNFITLDALKKEGISPAAYKMFCYSAHYRSPLTFSWEGVRASAQSLRNMLKAMAVLGRGEGDAVSQSSVKDVLGEFWGAVCDDLNMPRAVAAVWDILKNDKLTQGEKISALKVADSVLGLDLFAVDGRNETIEEINGHKIKIVSTTQLSASLRSVLVEEMVRRRVARAERNYSLADDIREKFALAGVAVKDLPDGSSECLVEDSAKAQNVLLQAT from the coding sequence TTGAAAAAAAAACTAACCGTATACAATACAGCAACCAGGGTTAAGGAGCCTTTTGAGCCTCTTCATGAGAAGGTTAATATGTACTGCTGTGGGCCTACAGTGTACAATTATGCTCATATCGGAAACCTGCGAACCTATATTTTCGAGGATGTCCTTAAAAGAACTCTTCTTGCCTTGGGTTACAAAGTCAAACACGTTGTCAATATCACCGATGTGGGGCATCTGACCAGTGATGCAGACACCGGTGAAGATAAAATGGAGAGCGGAGCCCTTCGGGAGGGTAAAACCGTATGGGATATAGCTGAATTCTATACCTCTGAATTCATGCGAAACTTCAAAGAGCTAAACTTGCTCAAGCCCGATTTGTGGCCTAAGGCTACGAGTCATATCTCCCATATGATCGATATGATTCAGGCTCTGGAAAAAAAAGGCTACACTTATATCACGGGGGATGGTGTCTATTTTGATACTACCAGGTTTGAAAAATATTGTGATTTCGCCCAACTGGATGCAGAATCACTGCGCGCTGGTGAAAGAGTTGAAATGGGGGATAAAAGGGCTGTAACCGATTTTGCTCTTTGGAAATTCTCTCCCAAAGACAAAAAGAGGCAAATGGAGTGGGAGAGTCCATGGGGTACAGGGTTTCCCGGATGGCATATTGAGTGCAGTGCGATGGCTTTGGCTTATTTAAAAGTGCCGCTGGATATACACTGCGGAGGTATGGATCATATACGGGTTCATCACTCAAATGAGATTGCGCAGTCTGAAGCTGCCATGGGAAAACCGTTTGCCAAATACTGGCTGCATGGTGAATTCCTGGTGCTCGATAAGGGTAAGATGGCAAAGAGTGGTGGAAATTTCATTACTCTGGATGCACTCAAAAAAGAGGGGATTTCTCCCGCTGCGTATAAAATGTTCTGTTACTCCGCACACTACAGATCCCCGCTGACATTTTCATGGGAAGGGGTAAGGGCTTCGGCGCAGAGTCTCAGAAACATGCTCAAGGCTATGGCTGTATTGGGCAGGGGTGAGGGAGATGCGGTATCACAAAGCAGTGTGAAGGATGTTCTTGGGGAATTTTGGGGGGCGGTTTGTGACGATCTCAATATGCCAAGGGCGGTTGCTGCGGTTTGGGATATACTGAAAAATGACAAGCTTACTCAGGGGGAAAAGATCTCAGCGCTAAAAGTCGCTGATTCTGTACTGGGGCTTGATCTATTTGCGGTCGATGGCCGAAATGAAACCATAGAAGAAATCAATGGGCATAAGATAAAGATTGTTTCCACTACGCAATTGTCCGCCTCGCTGAGAAGTGTTCTGGTTGAGGAGATGGTCAGGCGCAGGGTCGCCCGTGCTGAAAGAAATTACAGTTTGGCAGATGATATCAGGGAAAAATTTGCTTTGGCTGGAGTTGCAGTAAAGGATCTGCCCGATGGCTCTTCTGAGTGTCTGGTTGAAGATTCTGCTAAAGCACAGAATGTTCTATTGCAGGCAACCTGA